The following coding sequences are from one Streptomyces sp. NBC_01232 window:
- the aceE gene encoding pyruvate dehydrogenase (acetyl-transferring), homodimeric type, with protein MASASDRNPIIIGGLPSQVPDFDPEETQEWLDSLDAAVDERGRERARYLMLRLIERAREKRVAVPEMRSTDYVNTIATRDEPFFPGNEEIERKVLNATRWNAAVMVSRAQRPGIGVGGHIATFASSASLYDVGFNHFFRGKDEGDGGDQIFFQGHASPGIYARAYLLDRLTEQQLDSFRQEKSKAPYGLSSYPHPRLMPDFWEFPTVSMGLGPLGAIYQARMNRYMEARGIADTSKSHVWAYLGDGEMDEPESLGQLSIAAREGLDNLTFVVNCNLQRLDGPVRGNGKIIQELESIFRGAGWNVIKLIWDRSWDPLLAQDRDGILVNRMNTTPDGQFQTYATESGAYIREHFFGDDQRLRAMVENMSDQQIQHLGRGGHDHKKVYAAYAAAKAHKGQPTVILAQTVKGWTLGPNFEGRNATHQMKKLTVDDLKRFRDRLHIPITDAQLEGGAPPYYHPGPDSPEIQYMHDQRSALGGYVPTRVVRAKPLQLPDDKTYAAARKGSGQQSIATTMAFVRILKDLMRDKEIGKRFVLIAPDEYRTFGMDAFFPSAKIYNPLGQQYEAVDRDLLLAYKESPTGQMLHDGISEAGCTASLIAAGSAYATHGEPLIPVYVFYSMFGFQRTGDQFWQMADQLARGFVLGATAGRTTLTGEGLQHADGHSQLLASTNPGCVAYDPAYGYEIAHIVKDGLRRMYGPEAEDVFYYLTVYNEPIQHPAEPADVDVDGILGGIHRVSQGTEGTIGAQLMASGVAVPWALEAQRILAADWGVRADVWSATSWNELRREAVEVEEHNLLHPEEEQRVPYVTRKLSGADGPFVAVSDWMRAVPDQISRWVPGAYTSLGADGFGFADTRGAARRFFHIDAQSVVLATLTELAKAGRIDRSVLKQAVDRYQLLDVAAADPGAAGGDA; from the coding sequence GTGGCTTCCGCATCCGATCGCAATCCGATCATCATTGGCGGCCTGCCGAGTCAGGTCCCGGACTTCGATCCGGAGGAGACGCAGGAGTGGCTCGACTCCCTCGACGCCGCGGTCGACGAGCGGGGCCGTGAGCGTGCCCGCTACCTGATGCTGCGGCTGATCGAGCGCGCCCGCGAGAAGCGCGTGGCCGTGCCCGAGATGCGCAGTACGGACTACGTCAACACGATCGCCACCCGGGACGAGCCGTTCTTCCCCGGGAACGAGGAGATCGAGCGCAAGGTCCTCAACGCCACCCGGTGGAACGCGGCCGTGATGGTCTCGCGCGCCCAGCGTCCCGGTATCGGCGTCGGCGGCCACATCGCCACGTTCGCCTCCTCCGCCTCCCTCTACGACGTGGGCTTCAACCACTTCTTCCGGGGCAAGGACGAGGGCGACGGCGGCGACCAGATCTTCTTCCAGGGCCACGCCTCCCCCGGCATCTACGCCCGCGCCTACCTCCTGGACCGGCTCACCGAGCAGCAGCTCGACTCGTTCCGCCAGGAGAAGTCGAAGGCGCCGTACGGCCTTTCGAGCTACCCGCACCCGCGGCTGATGCCGGACTTCTGGGAGTTCCCGACCGTCTCGATGGGCCTCGGTCCGCTCGGTGCGATCTACCAGGCGCGGATGAACCGGTACATGGAGGCGCGCGGAATCGCGGACACCTCCAAGTCCCACGTTTGGGCGTATCTCGGCGACGGCGAGATGGACGAGCCGGAGTCGCTCGGCCAGCTGTCGATCGCCGCGCGCGAGGGCCTGGACAACCTGACCTTCGTCGTCAACTGCAACCTGCAGCGCCTCGACGGCCCGGTGCGCGGCAACGGCAAGATCATCCAGGAGCTGGAGTCGATCTTCCGCGGTGCCGGCTGGAACGTCATCAAGCTGATCTGGGACCGCTCCTGGGACCCGCTGCTGGCCCAGGACCGCGACGGCATCCTGGTCAACCGGATGAACACCACGCCCGACGGGCAGTTCCAGACGTACGCGACCGAGTCGGGCGCGTACATCCGCGAGCACTTCTTCGGGGACGACCAGCGGCTGCGCGCGATGGTCGAGAACATGTCCGACCAGCAGATCCAGCACCTGGGCCGCGGCGGCCACGACCACAAGAAGGTCTACGCGGCGTACGCGGCGGCCAAGGCCCACAAGGGCCAGCCGACGGTGATCCTGGCGCAGACGGTCAAGGGCTGGACGCTCGGCCCGAACTTCGAGGGCCGCAACGCCACGCACCAGATGAAGAAGCTGACGGTCGACGACCTCAAGCGCTTCCGCGACCGCCTGCACATCCCGATCACGGACGCGCAGCTGGAGGGCGGGGCGCCGCCGTACTACCACCCGGGCCCGGACTCCCCCGAGATCCAGTACATGCACGACCAGCGCAGCGCGCTGGGCGGGTACGTGCCGACCCGTGTGGTGCGTGCGAAGCCGCTGCAGCTGCCGGACGACAAGACGTACGCGGCCGCCAGGAAGGGCTCCGGGCAGCAGTCGATCGCCACGACCATGGCTTTCGTCCGCATCCTGAAGGACCTGATGCGGGACAAGGAGATCGGCAAGCGCTTCGTGCTGATCGCGCCCGACGAGTACCGCACCTTCGGTATGGACGCCTTCTTCCCGAGCGCCAAGATCTACAACCCGCTGGGCCAGCAGTACGAGGCGGTCGACCGCGACCTGCTGCTCGCGTACAAGGAGTCCCCGACGGGCCAGATGCTGCACGACGGCATCTCGGAGGCGGGCTGCACGGCCTCGCTGATCGCCGCCGGTTCGGCGTACGCGACGCACGGCGAGCCGCTGATCCCCGTGTACGTCTTCTACTCGATGTTCGGTTTCCAGCGCACCGGTGACCAGTTCTGGCAGATGGCCGACCAGCTCGCGCGCGGTTTCGTCCTCGGCGCGACCGCGGGCCGGACCACCCTCACGGGTGAGGGCCTCCAGCACGCGGACGGTCACTCGCAGCTGCTGGCCTCGACGAACCCGGGCTGCGTGGCGTACGACCCGGCCTACGGCTACGAGATCGCGCACATCGTCAAGGACGGTCTGCGGCGGATGTACGGCCCGGAGGCGGAGGACGTCTTCTACTACCTGACCGTCTACAACGAGCCGATCCAGCACCCGGCCGAGCCGGCGGACGTCGACGTGGACGGCATCCTGGGCGGCATCCACCGGGTGTCGCAGGGCACCGAGGGCACGATCGGGGCGCAGCTCATGGCCTCGGGCGTGGCGGTGCCGTGGGCGCTGGAGGCGCAGCGGATCCTGGCCGCCGACTGGGGCGTCCGGGCGGACGTCTGGTCGGCGACCTCCTGGAACGAGCTGCGCCGCGAGGCGGTCGAGGTCGAGGAGCACAACCTGCTCCACCCGGAGGAGGAGCAGCGCGTCCCGTACGTGACGCGCAAGCTCTCGGGTGCCGATGGGCCGTTCGTGGCGGTCTCGGACTGGATGCGGGCGGTTCCGGACCAGATCTCGCGGTGGGTGCCGGGTGCGTACACCTCGCTGGGCGCCGACGGCTTCGGCTTCGCGGACACCCGCGGTGCGGCGCGGCGCTTCTTCCACATCGACGCGCAGTCGGTGGTCCTGGCGACCCTCACCGAGCTCGCGAAGGCGGGGCGGATCGACCGTTCGGTGCTGAAGCAGGCGGTCGACCGCTACCAGCTGCTGGACGTGGCGGCGGCCGACCCCGGTGCGGCGGGCGGCGACGCGTAG
- a CDS encoding potassium channel family protein: MKEPSRLRQWERRSQTPLLLLAVAFAVAYAVPIVAPDARADVHRACTYVEWLVWGAFAVDYLVRLALVADRRHFVRTHWLDLAAVVLPLVQPLRLLRLVATLMLVGRRARMAPQIQLTTYVAGAVVGLLMFGSLAVLSVERDAPDGNIRNLGDAVWWSFTTMTTVGYGDHSPTTGLGRVLAVGLMLSGIALLGVVTANIAAWFISRFERDDRADMLQLAAIQELQAEVRALRGEVARLGGTPADAAGADAADRPSAPAQRGATSPTP, from the coding sequence ATGAAGGAACCCTCCCGCCTGCGACAGTGGGAGCGGCGGAGCCAGACCCCGCTGCTCCTGCTCGCCGTGGCTTTCGCCGTGGCGTACGCCGTGCCCATCGTCGCCCCCGACGCGCGTGCGGACGTGCACCGGGCCTGCACCTATGTGGAATGGCTGGTGTGGGGGGCCTTCGCCGTCGACTATCTGGTCCGGCTGGCCCTGGTGGCCGACCGCCGGCACTTCGTGCGGACCCACTGGCTGGACCTGGCCGCCGTGGTGCTGCCGCTCGTGCAGCCGCTGCGCCTGCTGCGGCTGGTCGCCACCCTGATGCTGGTGGGCCGGCGGGCCCGGATGGCTCCGCAGATCCAGCTGACGACGTACGTGGCCGGGGCCGTCGTGGGACTGCTGATGTTCGGGTCGCTGGCGGTGCTCAGCGTGGAGCGGGACGCCCCCGACGGGAACATCAGGAACCTGGGCGACGCCGTGTGGTGGTCCTTCACCACGATGACGACGGTCGGGTACGGCGACCACTCGCCCACCACCGGCCTCGGCCGGGTCCTGGCGGTCGGTCTGATGCTGTCCGGGATCGCCCTGCTCGGTGTGGTGACCGCGAACATCGCCGCGTGGTTCATCTCCCGCTTCGAGCGCGACGACCGGGCGGACATGCTCCAGCTGGCGGCCATCCAGGAGCTGCAGGCGGAGGTACGGGCGCTGCGCGGCGAGGTCGCCCGGCTGGGCGGCACGCCGGCCGATGCAGCCGGGGCCGATGCAGCCGACCGGCCGAGCGCCCCGGCGCAGCGGGGGGCTACCTCTCCCACACCTTGA
- a CDS encoding peptidase inhibitor family I36 protein, whose amino-acid sequence MRTCRTVRATTTTALAAAFLALTALVPSAATTAHAAGPPVLGACATGQLCLWAKPEFKGARQTHELSNLDVNSCTALPAGTSAQSLTNRTGRPVTTYQSAECAETGEFQTYPGDGVWLPQSPYQVRAFKVWER is encoded by the coding sequence ATGCGTACGTGTCGAACCGTCCGTGCCACCACCACGACCGCCCTGGCCGCGGCCTTCCTGGCCCTGACCGCCCTCGTCCCGAGTGCGGCCACCACGGCACACGCCGCGGGCCCGCCGGTCCTCGGCGCCTGTGCCACCGGGCAGCTGTGCCTGTGGGCGAAACCGGAGTTCAAGGGAGCCCGGCAGACGCACGAGCTGAGCAACCTGGACGTCAACAGCTGCACCGCGCTGCCGGCCGGGACCAGCGCCCAGTCCCTCACCAACCGCACCGGGCGCCCGGTGACGACGTACCAGTCGGCCGAGTGCGCGGAGACGGGCGAGTTCCAGACCTACCCGGGCGACGGGGTCTGGCTGCCCCAGTCGCCCTACCAGGTGCGGGCGTTCAAGGTGTGGGAGAGGTAG
- a CDS encoding TetR/AcrR family transcriptional regulator, whose product MIDERPATAAPVTGLRERKKRRTRNALLRAALLLFLSQGYERTTVDEITDAVNVSQRTFFRYFANKEEVVFALQELVESRFVAELHARPAAEGPFEAMRGAALAAWDTVEVALSEVVPVDLYMRSYRLIESTPALLAVHLRRSTELEERISRLIGAREGLDVDADPRPRVAVAAFCGVMRVTGRLWGQGEDTSVESIRRLTEAYLDRIGPALTSSWRGPA is encoded by the coding sequence GTGATCGACGAGCGGCCGGCGACGGCCGCACCGGTGACCGGACTGCGCGAACGCAAGAAGCGGCGCACCCGGAACGCGCTGCTGCGCGCCGCCCTCCTGCTGTTCCTCTCCCAGGGGTACGAGCGCACCACCGTCGACGAGATCACCGACGCCGTGAACGTGTCCCAGCGCACCTTCTTCCGCTACTTCGCGAACAAGGAGGAGGTCGTCTTCGCCCTCCAGGAGCTGGTCGAGTCGCGGTTCGTCGCCGAACTGCACGCCCGGCCGGCCGCGGAGGGGCCCTTCGAGGCCATGCGGGGCGCGGCGCTCGCCGCCTGGGACACCGTTGAGGTGGCCCTGTCCGAGGTGGTCCCGGTCGATCTCTACATGCGCAGCTACCGGTTGATCGAATCCACCCCGGCCCTCCTCGCCGTGCACCTGCGGCGCTCCACCGAGCTGGAGGAGCGGATCTCCCGGCTGATCGGCGCCCGCGAGGGCCTGGACGTGGACGCCGATCCGAGGCCGCGCGTCGCCGTCGCCGCGTTCTGCGGTGTGATGCGGGTCACTGGGCGGCTCTGGGGGCAGGGCGAGGACACCAGCGTGGAGTCGATCCGCCGGCTGACGGAGGCCTACCTCGACCGGATCGGCCCGGCTCTGACCTCGAGTTGGCGCGGGCCCGCGTAG
- a CDS encoding alpha/beta hydrolase has protein sequence MVFIMLATTGWTAVHRPEGGTPLRVAALGAWAKARIDGRPVPPANAPARTVARFFAGLDGAQRARLADGYPLVVGNLDGVPTAVRYRANLQGLEKARRVEEARSRDVALTPADRATATRRSHRFASLAEPGRQILAFDPTGGGRVAEVFGDLTVAERVSVIVPGVDTDVLTFERTQRRLTSPVGMAESLYAAQRAAAPDSRTAVIAWAGYTAPTGVGVDAATGRMAFDGAVLLKDLTTTLPGDASVALFCHSYGSVVCGVAAHELPRRVTDVVVAGSPGMRAENVAGLRTSARVWATRDEGDWIADVPHLEVGGLGHGADPVSPDFGARLLSSARARSHTGYFAPGTDSMDNFARIGTGAFGSVVCATGDDACRRGISGTEQD, from the coding sequence GTGGTGTTCATCATGCTGGCGACCACCGGCTGGACGGCCGTGCACCGGCCCGAGGGGGGTACCCCCCTGCGGGTCGCCGCCCTCGGCGCCTGGGCCAAGGCCCGGATAGACGGCCGCCCGGTGCCTCCCGCGAACGCCCCGGCCCGTACGGTGGCCCGTTTCTTCGCCGGCCTGGACGGCGCCCAGCGGGCCCGCCTCGCCGACGGCTACCCCCTCGTCGTCGGCAACCTCGACGGGGTCCCGACGGCCGTGCGCTACCGGGCGAACCTGCAGGGTCTCGAAAAGGCCCGCCGGGTCGAGGAGGCGCGCAGCCGCGATGTCGCGCTGACCCCCGCCGACCGGGCCACGGCCACCCGGCGCTCCCACCGCTTCGCCTCGCTCGCCGAGCCCGGGCGGCAGATCCTCGCCTTCGACCCGACCGGTGGCGGCCGCGTCGCCGAGGTCTTCGGTGACCTCACCGTGGCCGAGCGCGTCTCGGTGATCGTCCCCGGCGTCGACACCGACGTGCTCACCTTCGAGCGCACCCAGCGCCGCCTGACCTCGCCGGTGGGCATGGCCGAGTCCCTGTACGCGGCCCAGCGCGCGGCCGCGCCGGACAGCCGGACAGCAGTCATCGCGTGGGCCGGCTACACGGCCCCCACCGGGGTCGGCGTGGACGCCGCCACCGGCCGCATGGCCTTCGACGGCGCCGTCCTGCTGAAGGACCTCACCACGACCCTGCCCGGGGACGCGAGCGTGGCGCTGTTCTGCCACAGCTACGGATCGGTGGTCTGCGGGGTCGCGGCGCACGAGCTGCCGCGCCGGGTGACGGACGTGGTGGTCGCGGGCAGCCCCGGGATGCGCGCGGAGAACGTCGCCGGGCTGCGCACCTCGGCGCGCGTCTGGGCCACGCGCGACGAGGGCGACTGGATCGCGGACGTCCCGCACCTGGAGGTCGGCGGGCTGGGCCACGGCGCCGATCCGGTGTCCCCGGACTTCGGCGCACGGCTGCTGTCCTCGGCCCGGGCCAGGAGTCACACCGGCTATTTCGCGCCAGGAACCGACTCGATGGACAATTTCGCCCGGATCGGAACCGGCGCGTTCGGTTCCGTTGTCTGCGCGACCGGCGACGACGCCTGTAGGCGCGGAATTTCCGGGACAGAGCAGGACTGA